In one Agathobacter rectalis ATCC 33656 genomic region, the following are encoded:
- a CDS encoding MurR/RpiR family transcriptional regulator, which produces MSNTNDLLNRINAKYSTMSKGHKLLATYITDNYDKAVFLTAAKMGETVGISESTVVRFATSLGYKGYPDFQKALEELVRNKLNSVQRMEVTYGRISQSQILETVLQSDRDKIKTTLEKIDADAFDLAVDTILQSRKIYIVGIRSCAPLASFLAFYMNLMFEDVCLLTTNSSSELFEQMVRIGKDDVIIGISFPRYSMRTLKALEFANNRSAKVITITDSIHSPMNLYSSCNLIADSDMASIVDSLVAPLSVINALIVALCMKKQNIVAKTLTELEDIWNEYQVYENDEIDYIDDSIKVHYAKLGDSQDE; this is translated from the coding sequence ATGTCAAATACTAACGACTTACTTAACAGGATAAATGCTAAATACAGTACGATGAGCAAGGGGCACAAGCTGCTTGCTACATACATAACTGATAATTATGATAAGGCTGTCTTTCTGACAGCGGCTAAGATGGGCGAGACGGTAGGAATTTCTGAGTCTACGGTTGTCAGGTTCGCTACATCGCTCGGATATAAGGGATATCCCGATTTTCAGAAGGCACTTGAGGAGCTTGTAAGGAACAAGCTCAATTCGGTTCAGCGAATGGAGGTCACATATGGGCGTATCAGCCAGTCACAGATTCTTGAGACTGTACTGCAGTCTGATCGTGACAAGATTAAGACCACTCTGGAAAAAATTGATGCGGATGCATTTGACTTGGCGGTAGATACTATTTTACAGTCAAGGAAAATTTATATTGTCGGAATCAGAAGCTGTGCACCTCTTGCGAGCTTTCTTGCATTTTATATGAATCTGATGTTTGAGGATGTGTGTCTGCTTACGACAAACAGCTCGAGCGAGCTTTTTGAGCAGATGGTGCGCATTGGCAAGGATGATGTGATTATCGGTATCAGCTTTCCTCGTTACTCTATGCGTACTCTTAAGGCGTTAGAATTTGCCAACAACAGGAGTGCAAAGGTTATAACTATCACAGACAGCATTCATTCACCGATGAATCTGTATTCTTCATGTAATCTGATTGCCGACAGTGATATGGCCTCTATAGTTGATTCACTTGTTGCTCCGCTTTCTGTCATTAATGCCCTGATTGTGGCTCTTTGCATGAAAAAGCAGAATATTGTCGCAAAGACACTGACAGAGCTTGAGGATATATGGAATGAGTATCAGGTGTACGAGAATGATGAGATTGATTACATTGATGACTCTATAAAGGTACATTACGCTAAGCTGGGGGATTCGCAGGATGAGTAA